The Algoriphagus sp. TR-M9 genome has a window encoding:
- a CDS encoding lipoprotein signal peptidase translates to MNKYLKYFGIALLVIIIDQAVKMLVHFEMDFGSPGQIPVFGDWFKLHYTTNPGMAFGMELGSDYGKLLLTSFRLVAMVGIGYYLYHIIEKKQPALYIVCIAMILGGAIGNLIDSVFYGVWLNNAPYNASTPWFHGQVVDMFYFDIWEGYLPDWIPLWGGSYTALWPIFNVADASIFVGVAMILIFQGRFFPEKKVESENPKTEEVDQVS, encoded by the coding sequence ATGAATAAATACCTGAAATACTTTGGCATTGCTTTACTGGTAATCATCATAGACCAAGCGGTCAAAATGCTCGTGCACTTCGAAATGGATTTTGGTTCACCGGGGCAGATTCCTGTTTTCGGAGACTGGTTCAAACTGCACTATACGACGAACCCCGGAATGGCATTTGGGATGGAGCTGGGGTCAGATTATGGTAAGTTGCTTTTGACATCATTCCGCCTGGTGGCCATGGTAGGTATAGGCTATTACCTTTATCACATTATTGAGAAGAAACAGCCAGCACTTTATATAGTTTGTATTGCTATGATCCTGGGAGGTGCTATTGGCAACCTGATAGATTCTGTGTTTTACGGAGTGTGGCTAAATAATGCGCCTTATAATGCGAGTACGCCCTGGTTTCATGGGCAGGTAGTTGATATGTTTTATTTCGATATATGGGAAGGATACCTGCCGGACTGGATTCCACTTTGGGGAGGTAGCTATACTGCACTATGGCCTATATTTAATGTAGCCGATGCTTCTATTTTTGTGGGGGTAGCCATGATTCTGATCTTTCAGGGCAGGTTTTTTCCAGAAAAGAAAGTAGAATCAGAAAATCCTAAAACAGAGGAAGTGGATCAGGTTTCCTAA
- a CDS encoding LytR/AlgR family response regulator transcription factor has protein sequence MRAIVIDDERLARKELINLLNQLESVEVVGEAVNVEDAKEKITQLNPDVIFLDIQMPEKTGFELLEELENVPHVIFTTAYDEYALKAFQVNALDYLLKPIEPKRLEEAITKLQSKIDGFTKSEEAQSSSNQKKLTLEDQVFVKDGDRCWFVRLSNVRLFESDGNYIKVYFDNFKPMIHKSLNALDERLDEKSFFRASRKHIINLGWVEGIEPWFNGGLVVTLRGGDRIEVSRRQAARFKEMMSL, from the coding sequence ATGCGAGCCATAGTAATTGATGATGAAAGATTAGCGAGAAAAGAATTAATCAATCTATTAAATCAGCTGGAAAGTGTAGAGGTAGTCGGTGAGGCTGTCAATGTAGAAGATGCGAAAGAAAAAATAACTCAACTCAATCCTGATGTGATTTTTCTGGATATACAAATGCCTGAAAAAACCGGCTTTGAGCTATTGGAAGAGTTAGAAAATGTACCCCACGTCATATTCACCACCGCGTATGATGAATACGCGCTCAAGGCATTCCAGGTAAATGCGCTGGATTACCTGCTGAAGCCTATAGAACCCAAAAGGCTGGAAGAGGCCATTACCAAACTGCAGAGCAAAATAGATGGATTTACCAAGTCTGAGGAAGCCCAAAGCTCATCAAACCAAAAGAAACTCACCTTAGAAGATCAGGTCTTTGTGAAAGATGGAGATCGCTGTTGGTTTGTGAGACTATCCAATGTGCGGCTTTTTGAATCAGACGGAAATTACATCAAGGTCTATTTTGACAATTTTAAACCAATGATCCACAAGTCATTGAATGCACTGGATGAAAGACTGGACGAAAAATCATTCTTCCGGGCCAGCAGAAAACACATCATCAATCTCGGCTGGGTAGAAGGAATAGAACCTTGGTTCAATGGTGGATTAGTAGTGACCTTGAGAGGTGGAGACAGGATAGAAGTCAGCCGTAGACAGGCTGCGCGATTCAAAGAAATGATGAGTCTTTAA
- the ileS gene encoding isoleucine--tRNA ligase: MKTYQEFKQVDYPEIGESVLKYWKENQIFEQSVANREGAETFTFFEGPPSANGTPGIHHVMARAIKDVFCRYKTLQGFQVKRKGGWDTHGLPVELQVEKELGITKEDIGKKISVEDYNQKCRETVMRFKDQWDDMTEKIGYWVDLDDPYITFEPKYIESVWSLLKKLYEKDLIYKGYTIQPYSPAAGTGLSSHELNQPGTYKDVKDTSITAQFKLKGQENTYILAWTTTPWTLPANSALAIGENLDYVKVKTFNPYTFDACTVILAKARMNAYLNPKAAELKLEDYNRGDKLIPFEVIEEFKGKDMLGWEYEQLFPIAGLALAHPAFTVVSGDYVTTEDGTGIVHLAKAFGADDFRTLAQNNVPGVFVKDEQGKDLPIVDKRGKFITMVGEYLLEKVAEHGITAHKEYGADDFYVKNYTEDDENAADFKSTDVIISIILKNENKAFKVEKYEHSYPHCWRTDKPVLYYPMDSWFIKTTAYKDRLVELNKTINWKPEATGTGRFGNWLENLVDWNLSRSRFWGTPLPIWRTEDGKEERCIGSIAELEQAVEESIAKGFMEKSPYEGKELDLHRPYVDDVILVSASGEKMFRESDLIDVWFDSGAMPYAQWHYPFENEDIFNANYPADYIAEGVDQTRGWFFTLHAIAVMLFDSVAFKNVIANGLVLDKNGNKMSKRLGNAVDPFKTLKEYGPDAVRWYMLSNANPWDNLKFNLDGVTEVQRRFFGTLQNTYNFFALYANLDAFVYDKSKAVPVSERAELDQWIVSKLQSLISEVEEAMDNYDATKATRAIMSFTIDQLSNWYVRLARKRFWRGEMNADKQAAYETLYECLLSLSQLMSSFAPFYSDWLYQNLTESGAEAKSSVHLTDWVDADAALINKDLEESMELAQTISSLVHSLRKKEKMKVRQPLQRILIPILKEKTKAQIEHLAELIKSEVNIKDIEFIDDASGILVKNVKPNLPVLGKKLGPKMRFVVAAIKSWGQSEIAEIEREGKIMVDLDGESLELLLEEVLITSQDIPGWSVASDLGVTVALDVTLSDELKQEGVARDLVNRIQNLRKDMGLEVQDKVNITIAEDNELVKNAVESFGEYIRTEVQAMELLLSAEVKGGTVLDMDEFELAILVEKAK; this comes from the coding sequence GTGAAGACATATCAGGAATTTAAACAAGTGGATTATCCCGAAATCGGGGAATCTGTATTGAAGTACTGGAAAGAAAACCAGATTTTCGAGCAATCAGTAGCCAACCGTGAGGGTGCGGAGACATTTACTTTTTTCGAAGGCCCGCCTTCGGCAAATGGTACTCCGGGAATTCACCACGTGATGGCACGCGCAATTAAGGACGTTTTCTGTCGCTACAAAACGCTTCAAGGCTTCCAAGTGAAGCGTAAAGGCGGTTGGGATACTCATGGCTTGCCTGTGGAATTGCAGGTAGAGAAGGAATTGGGTATCACCAAGGAAGATATCGGGAAGAAAATCTCCGTAGAAGATTACAACCAAAAGTGCCGGGAGACGGTCATGCGATTCAAGGATCAGTGGGACGATATGACCGAGAAAATCGGCTATTGGGTGGATCTGGATGATCCCTACATCACATTTGAGCCTAAGTATATCGAGTCGGTTTGGAGCTTGCTAAAGAAGCTTTACGAAAAAGATCTCATTTACAAAGGCTATACCATTCAGCCTTATTCTCCGGCTGCTGGTACTGGATTAAGTTCACACGAACTGAATCAGCCAGGGACCTACAAGGACGTAAAAGACACTTCCATCACGGCTCAGTTCAAACTGAAAGGTCAGGAAAACACCTATATCCTTGCTTGGACGACTACGCCTTGGACTTTGCCTGCAAACTCAGCTTTGGCGATCGGTGAGAACTTGGATTATGTGAAAGTGAAAACTTTCAATCCATATACTTTCGATGCTTGCACAGTGATTTTGGCGAAAGCCAGAATGAACGCCTACCTGAATCCAAAAGCAGCTGAGCTGAAATTGGAGGATTACAACCGCGGCGACAAATTGATTCCTTTCGAAGTAATCGAGGAATTCAAAGGAAAGGATATGCTGGGTTGGGAATACGAGCAATTGTTCCCGATAGCTGGTTTGGCGCTTGCACACCCAGCTTTCACGGTCGTTTCTGGTGACTATGTGACTACCGAAGATGGTACGGGCATAGTCCACCTTGCGAAAGCATTTGGTGCGGATGACTTTAGAACTTTGGCACAAAATAATGTGCCTGGTGTCTTTGTCAAGGATGAGCAAGGAAAGGATCTTCCGATTGTGGATAAGCGAGGAAAGTTTATCACTATGGTAGGTGAATACCTGCTGGAAAAAGTAGCTGAACATGGCATAACTGCGCATAAAGAATATGGTGCGGATGATTTCTATGTGAAAAACTACACCGAGGATGATGAGAACGCGGCGGACTTTAAGAGCACCGACGTGATCATTTCTATCATCTTGAAAAATGAAAACAAGGCCTTCAAGGTCGAGAAATATGAGCACAGTTATCCACATTGCTGGAGAACTGACAAGCCGGTGCTTTACTATCCAATGGACAGCTGGTTTATCAAAACCACTGCGTACAAAGACCGCTTGGTAGAACTGAACAAAACCATCAACTGGAAGCCTGAGGCTACCGGAACGGGTAGGTTCGGCAATTGGCTTGAAAATCTAGTGGATTGGAACTTGAGCAGATCCCGATTCTGGGGCACTCCGCTTCCGATCTGGAGAACTGAGGATGGAAAAGAAGAGCGTTGTATAGGATCTATCGCTGAGCTTGAACAGGCGGTTGAGGAATCTATCGCAAAAGGCTTCATGGAAAAATCTCCATACGAAGGCAAGGAATTAGATCTTCACCGTCCGTATGTGGATGATGTGATTTTGGTTTCTGCTTCAGGAGAAAAAATGTTCCGTGAATCAGATTTGATCGATGTTTGGTTTGATTCTGGAGCCATGCCGTACGCGCAGTGGCATTATCCATTTGAAAACGAGGATATTTTCAACGCCAATTATCCGGCAGATTACATAGCGGAAGGTGTGGATCAGACTCGTGGCTGGTTCTTTACACTTCATGCGATTGCGGTGATGTTATTTGATAGCGTGGCTTTCAAAAACGTGATTGCAAACGGACTTGTGCTGGATAAAAACGGCAACAAAATGTCCAAGCGATTGGGCAATGCAGTTGATCCGTTCAAGACCTTAAAAGAATACGGCCCAGATGCTGTCCGCTGGTACATGCTAAGCAATGCCAATCCTTGGGATAATTTGAAATTCAATCTGGATGGTGTAACGGAGGTGCAGCGTCGCTTCTTTGGCACACTTCAGAATACCTATAATTTCTTCGCGCTTTATGCGAATCTGGATGCTTTCGTTTACGACAAATCCAAGGCAGTTCCAGTAAGCGAGCGTGCTGAACTAGATCAGTGGATCGTTTCCAAACTTCAGTCATTAATTTCTGAAGTCGAAGAAGCGATGGACAATTACGATGCAACCAAAGCAACCCGTGCGATCATGAGTTTCACCATAGATCAATTGTCAAATTGGTATGTGCGACTGGCGAGAAAGCGGTTCTGGAGAGGAGAAATGAATGCGGATAAACAAGCGGCGTATGAGACCTTGTACGAATGCTTGCTTTCTCTTTCTCAGTTGATGTCCTCTTTTGCGCCTTTCTATTCGGATTGGTTGTACCAAAACCTGACTGAATCAGGCGCTGAGGCAAAATCTTCCGTGCATTTGACGGATTGGGTGGATGCCGATGCAGCTTTGATTAACAAAGATCTGGAAGAAAGCATGGAGTTGGCTCAGACCATTTCCTCATTGGTTCATTCCCTTCGTAAGAAAGAGAAAATGAAAGTGCGTCAGCCTTTGCAGCGCATCTTGATTCCTATTTTGAAAGAAAAGACAAAAGCTCAGATCGAGCACTTGGCTGAATTGATCAAGTCCGAAGTGAACATCAAGGACATTGAATTCATCGACGATGCTTCCGGTATTTTGGTGAAAAATGTGAAGCCAAATCTTCCTGTTTTGGGTAAGAAATTGGGGCCAAAAATGCGTTTTGTGGTAGCGGCAATCAAAAGCTGGGGTCAATCCGAAATCGCTGAGATTGAGCGTGAAGGTAAAATCATGGTAGATTTGGACGGAGAAAGTCTGGAGTTACTTTTGGAAGAAGTATTGATCACGTCTCAGGATATTCCTGGCTGGTCTGTAGCTTCCGATTTGGGAGTGACTGTGGCACTTGACGTGACGCTTTCTGATGAATTGAAGCAGGAAGGCGTGGCTAGAGATTTGGTAAACCGTATCCAGAATCTAAGAAAAGACATGGGATTGGAAGTTCAGGATAAAGTGAACATCACTATTGCTGAAGATAATGAGTTGGTGAAAAATGCGGTTGAATCTTTTGGGGAATACATTCGTACGGAGGTACAAGCAATGGAACTGTTGTTGAGTGCAGAAGTGAAGGGCGGAACAGTCCTTGATATGGATGAGTTTGAACTGGCTATTTTGGTAGAAAAAGCCAAATAG
- a CDS encoding DEAD/DEAH box helicase, with the protein MIVDSDQPFQIVYSIYSHEFLGLLLESFVVQLDDQGRLSLAHQNISSANASEFDAGLDKKDYELIKIMDSMNPEVVVKPFIKRGNIRPKEYLHKIFDPKTEDKKTQEALEEVLEKKRSKAMPLLIGKRLFEMGSDGNPVWKEITVNAERATVLFHFHKNEDNTHYWPSIKFKGEKLDWQYKNGYFICNDPGWLIVNDQLFHFEKGIDGKKLKAFLKKKFIVIDKRIEPSYYRGFMSNLISQFDVKSIGFDINIERGTPEVFMYLSELPGGSGKNLFGEEGERLEEDKMVFELRFKYGENDFPVQAVSSDQTGNTVRLEEKDGEYTFYKTIRSTQKEKSFIKMLRDQGLDFKIGKEALPKTQAFEWISDHEDFLDIEGIKIRQKPNPKGKVYNIGKAQISIEVNENIDWFDVKAEIRFGVYLVPFAKLRKLLLQGKSEFELPNGEIAVIPASWFVNYSELFNFMEDRGDDNTMVLRKHHLALAREMEEGNLVQVTLSRKLERLRDFESIEEYALPSNFEGTLRPYQHAGYNWLRFLNEFKFGGCLADDMGLGKTVQTLALLAHEKEQNPGFTSLLVMPTSLIYNWELEAKKFTPELKILVYSGTQRIKDPWRFGDYDLVLTSYGITRLDVDVLKEFFFNYIILDESQAIKNPGSNIASAVNKLKSKQKLILTGTPVENGTMDLWSQMNFINPGLLGNQNSFKKQFLLPIEKQGDKDKASKLHAMTKPFILRRLKSQVATDLPEKITNVKFSAMTAAQEEVYEEVKGYYREKIISDMQSTGRNNQQFTLLRGLTQLRQIANHPKMVRDDYEGESGKLEDVTYMLHSTISEGHKVLVFSQFVRHLAIVKEYLDQEGIPYAYLDGTTKDRQEQVEKFQEDEEIKVFLISLKAGGVGLNLTKAEYVFLLDPWWNPAVEAQAIDRAHRIGQQNKVIIYKFITRDSVEEKIMALQNRKLALAGELINTEESFMKSLDQADIAALLE; encoded by the coding sequence ATGATAGTAGATTCTGATCAGCCCTTTCAGATAGTTTATTCTATTTATAGCCATGAGTTTTTAGGTCTCTTGCTAGAATCCTTTGTAGTGCAGTTAGATGATCAAGGGCGTTTATCCCTGGCCCACCAGAACATCAGTTCTGCCAATGCCTCCGAGTTTGATGCAGGATTGGATAAAAAAGACTATGAATTGATAAAAATCATGGATTCTATGAATCCAGAGGTGGTAGTAAAGCCTTTTATCAAAAGGGGAAATATCCGTCCCAAGGAGTATTTGCACAAAATTTTTGACCCAAAAACAGAAGATAAGAAGACCCAAGAGGCTTTAGAAGAGGTCTTGGAAAAGAAACGGTCCAAGGCAATGCCCTTGCTGATCGGCAAGCGACTTTTTGAAATGGGCAGCGATGGCAATCCTGTATGGAAGGAAATAACTGTCAATGCAGAGCGGGCCACTGTGCTGTTTCATTTTCATAAAAATGAAGACAATACCCATTATTGGCCATCAATCAAGTTCAAGGGAGAGAAATTAGACTGGCAGTATAAAAATGGATACTTCATTTGTAATGACCCAGGTTGGTTGATCGTAAATGACCAGCTATTTCATTTTGAGAAAGGCATAGATGGTAAAAAACTAAAGGCATTTCTGAAGAAGAAATTTATCGTAATAGATAAGCGGATAGAGCCTAGCTACTACCGAGGGTTTATGTCCAATTTGATTTCCCAGTTTGACGTCAAATCGATCGGTTTTGATATCAACATAGAGCGGGGTACGCCTGAGGTGTTCATGTATTTGAGCGAACTGCCGGGTGGCTCTGGCAAGAATCTTTTTGGGGAAGAAGGAGAGCGTCTAGAAGAAGACAAAATGGTGTTTGAGCTGAGGTTCAAATACGGTGAAAATGATTTTCCTGTGCAGGCTGTCAGTTCGGATCAGACAGGAAATACAGTGAGGCTAGAGGAGAAAGACGGTGAGTATACTTTTTATAAAACTATTCGCAGTACCCAAAAAGAAAAATCCTTCATCAAGATGCTGCGGGATCAGGGGTTGGATTTTAAAATTGGAAAAGAAGCCTTGCCGAAAACGCAGGCATTTGAATGGATCTCAGATCATGAGGACTTTTTGGATATAGAAGGGATCAAGATCAGGCAAAAGCCAAATCCGAAAGGTAAGGTTTACAACATAGGTAAGGCGCAGATTTCTATAGAAGTCAATGAGAATATTGACTGGTTTGACGTCAAAGCTGAGATCAGATTTGGGGTGTACCTCGTGCCTTTTGCCAAGCTTAGGAAGCTACTTCTTCAAGGTAAGTCTGAGTTCGAATTGCCCAATGGTGAAATAGCGGTAATTCCTGCTTCCTGGTTTGTGAACTACTCCGAGCTGTTCAATTTCATGGAGGACAGAGGGGATGATAATACCATGGTTTTGCGTAAGCACCACCTGGCTTTGGCTAGAGAGATGGAAGAGGGCAATCTGGTGCAGGTGACTTTGAGTAGAAAGCTGGAGCGCTTGAGAGACTTTGAGTCCATAGAAGAATATGCACTTCCAAGCAACTTTGAAGGAACGCTCAGACCGTACCAACATGCCGGGTATAACTGGCTGAGGTTTTTGAATGAGTTTAAGTTTGGGGGCTGTCTCGCAGATGACATGGGTTTGGGTAAAACGGTCCAAACCTTGGCTTTGCTGGCTCATGAGAAGGAGCAAAACCCAGGATTTACTTCTTTGCTGGTAATGCCTACTTCGCTTATTTATAACTGGGAGTTAGAAGCTAAAAAATTCACGCCTGAGCTGAAGATTCTCGTCTATTCCGGAACACAGCGAATCAAAGACCCCTGGAGATTTGGTGATTATGATCTAGTACTCACTTCATACGGCATTACCCGTTTGGACGTGGATGTGCTGAAGGAGTTCTTTTTCAATTACATCATTTTGGATGAATCCCAAGCGATCAAAAACCCAGGAAGTAATATCGCTTCTGCGGTGAATAAACTGAAGAGTAAGCAGAAACTGATATTGACCGGTACTCCGGTGGAGAATGGAACCATGGACCTTTGGTCCCAGATGAACTTTATCAACCCGGGGCTTTTGGGTAACCAGAATTCATTTAAGAAACAGTTTTTGCTGCCCATAGAGAAGCAAGGCGATAAGGACAAGGCAAGCAAACTACATGCGATGACCAAGCCTTTTATTCTGCGAAGGCTCAAATCCCAGGTGGCTACCGATCTTCCGGAAAAAATCACCAATGTGAAATTCTCGGCAATGACTGCTGCGCAGGAAGAAGTCTATGAGGAAGTGAAAGGGTATTATCGAGAGAAAATTATCTCCGATATGCAGAGTACCGGAAGGAATAACCAGCAATTCACCTTATTGCGCGGCTTGACACAGTTGCGACAAATAGCGAACCACCCCAAGATGGTTCGGGACGACTACGAAGGGGAATCCGGTAAGCTGGAAGATGTGACTTATATGCTTCATTCCACCATTTCTGAGGGCCACAAGGTCTTGGTATTTAGTCAGTTTGTCAGGCATTTGGCTATTGTGAAAGAATACCTGGACCAAGAGGGAATTCCATACGCCTATCTGGATGGTACCACAAAGGACAGACAGGAGCAAGTGGAGAAATTTCAGGAGGATGAGGAAATCAAAGTATTCCTGATCTCCCTAAAAGCTGGTGGAGTGGGACTGAACCTGACCAAGGCGGAATATGTCTTCCTCTTGGATCCCTGGTGGAATCCTGCCGTGGAAGCACAGGCGATCGATCGGGCTCATAGAATAGGTCAGCAAAATAAGGTGATCATTTATAAGTTTATCACCAGAGATTCGGTGGAAGAGAAGATCATGGCACTTCAGAATCGAAAATTGGCTTTGGCAGGTGAACTGATCAATACGGAAGAAAGCTTTATGAAAAGTCTGGATCAGGCAGATATAGCTGCACTACTGGAATAA
- a CDS encoding sensor histidine kinase produces MNRAKLYWLLQIVGWGGFAFVIIFLASLTGEIASVQVWAFIVLAATNLISSHFLRYIVKTYNWFKLSIPQLLFQSFLAIIALGFANVVAQILINIAFGTLNPEEDFKVLVILANLILAILVFALWFLVYFLVHFLDNYNSTLKYEAKINEIRLNHLKSQLNPHFIFNALNSVRALVDEDPIKAKSAITRISNMLRFSLMMDKKQTIEFGEELNTVRDYLELESIRFEERLKVVYHIEDEAYNYKIPPMMIQTIVENGIKHGVSNLVKGGVIEIKCREGLADDLYIQVKNSGHLTHPPSLKSSGEQGHGLSNTVQRLKLIYGDKASLRIFNSGNQFVITEIKIPKQKITFE; encoded by the coding sequence ATGAATAGAGCAAAACTATATTGGTTGCTGCAGATCGTGGGGTGGGGTGGCTTTGCCTTTGTCATTATATTCTTAGCATCACTTACAGGGGAAATCGCCTCAGTGCAGGTTTGGGCATTCATAGTATTGGCCGCTACCAATCTGATTTCTTCCCATTTTCTAAGGTATATAGTCAAAACCTATAATTGGTTTAAGTTAAGTATCCCCCAACTGCTCTTCCAGTCCTTCTTGGCTATTATTGCCTTGGGTTTTGCAAATGTAGTTGCGCAAATACTGATCAATATTGCTTTTGGTACCCTGAATCCTGAGGAGGATTTTAAGGTATTGGTGATTCTCGCAAACCTGATCCTGGCCATCTTGGTTTTTGCGCTGTGGTTTTTGGTCTATTTTCTGGTTCACTTCCTAGACAACTATAATTCCACCCTGAAGTACGAAGCCAAAATCAACGAAATCAGATTAAATCACCTCAAAAGCCAGCTGAATCCACACTTCATTTTCAATGCCCTGAACAGTGTGCGGGCCTTGGTAGATGAAGACCCCATCAAAGCCAAATCAGCCATTACCCGGATTTCGAACATGCTGCGCTTTTCGCTGATGATGGACAAAAAACAAACCATTGAGTTTGGGGAAGAGCTCAATACGGTCAGAGATTACCTGGAGCTGGAATCCATACGTTTCGAAGAACGCCTGAAGGTGGTTTACCACATAGAAGATGAAGCTTACAACTACAAGATCCCGCCCATGATGATACAGACCATAGTAGAAAACGGCATCAAACATGGCGTTTCCAACCTAGTAAAAGGTGGTGTCATAGAGATCAAATGCCGAGAGGGACTTGCCGATGATTTGTATATTCAGGTCAAAAACAGTGGACATTTGACCCATCCTCCTTCCCTCAAATCAAGTGGTGAGCAAGGCCATGGTCTCAGCAATACCGTACAAAGACTGAAGTTAATATATGGAGATAAGGCAAGCTTGCGTATCTTCAACTCCGGAAACCAATTCGTAATCACGGAGATAAAAATCCCGAAGCAAAAAATTACATTCGAATAA
- a CDS encoding LytR/AlgR family response regulator transcription factor codes for MKEERILIVEDDISIAENIQEILELLGYVNIDIANSANQCIKVIKKSRPDLIFMDIKLKGDKDGIELGEIVKQMVEAPLVYVTSYSDPTIIERAKRINPAGFIVKPFNTNDIHAIVEIVLYNKRTKPSTDAPSSKSPSESPYLVADSVFIKADNAFERVPYEDIYYVEANGNMVTISTKNREYSIRKSMKEIEEILPSQFFLRVQKSYIVHLGQIESFNTKEITLHSGAIVQVGRQYYNSFLAKLNTITES; via the coding sequence ATGAAAGAAGAGCGGATTTTAATCGTCGAAGACGATATCAGCATCGCAGAGAATATCCAGGAAATCCTAGAGCTCCTGGGCTATGTCAATATAGACATTGCAAACTCAGCCAATCAGTGCATCAAAGTGATCAAAAAGTCACGACCTGATTTGATATTTATGGATATCAAACTAAAAGGGGACAAAGATGGGATTGAACTTGGAGAAATTGTAAAACAAATGGTGGAAGCCCCACTCGTTTACGTGACCTCCTATTCCGACCCCACCATCATAGAGCGGGCAAAGCGAATCAATCCTGCCGGATTCATCGTGAAGCCATTTAACACCAATGATATCCATGCTATCGTCGAAATCGTCCTTTATAACAAAAGAACCAAGCCAAGCACAGATGCTCCTTCCAGCAAAAGCCCCAGCGAGAGTCCATATTTAGTAGCAGACTCCGTGTTTATTAAGGCAGACAATGCCTTTGAAAGAGTACCCTACGAGGATATTTACTACGTAGAGGCTAATGGCAATATGGTGACTATCTCTACCAAAAACAGGGAATATAGCATCAGAAAGTCCATGAAAGAAATAGAAGAAATCCTGCCATCCCAGTTTTTTCTCCGTGTACAAAAATCCTACATCGTGCACCTGGGACAGATCGAAAGCTTCAACACCAAAGAAATCACCCTTCACTCAGGAGCGATAGTACAAGTAGGAAGACAATACTACAACAGCTTCCTGGCAAAGCTCAATACTATTACAGAAAGCTAA
- a CDS encoding PhoH family protein, with translation MPKAKSDKDRKIFVLDTSVILYAHNSIMNFAEHDVVIPITVLEELDQFKKGNDTKNFEAREFIRLLDKLSQDHMIHEWTPLNGKTRGNFRVLMNPENQINANEIFGEEKNDHKILNCALYLKQNEKGRKVILVSKDINLRLKAKSLDLLAEDYETGKIKNINELENTGKYILENVNPEHINTLYDVGYIEAKAVLGTRKRKSNAYYILKSDKNSVLAYYNSLENIVERVDKKLAYNIKPKNAEQTFALHAITDPNIKLVSIQGVAGTGKTLLALAGALEQRREYKQIFLARPIVPLSNKDIGYLPGDIKSKLNPYMEPLWDNLKFIQNQYKETDKEFQKITELVNQEKLVIQPLAYIRGRSLSNIFFIVDEAQNLTPHEIKTIISRAGENTKIVFTGDVFQIDTPYLDSQSNGLSYLIDRVKDHPLYAHIKLEKGERSELANLANELL, from the coding sequence ATGCCTAAAGCCAAATCCGATAAAGATCGGAAAATCTTTGTGCTGGATACCTCGGTAATCCTATATGCACACAACTCCATAATGAACTTTGCCGAGCATGATGTGGTCATCCCGATCACGGTGCTAGAGGAACTTGATCAATTCAAGAAAGGCAATGACACCAAGAATTTTGAAGCTAGAGAATTCATACGCCTGCTGGACAAGCTGTCTCAGGATCATATGATCCATGAGTGGACACCACTCAATGGCAAAACCCGGGGTAATTTCAGGGTGCTGATGAATCCTGAAAATCAGATCAATGCCAATGAGATTTTTGGAGAGGAGAAAAATGATCATAAAATCCTGAACTGTGCCTTATATCTCAAGCAAAATGAGAAAGGCAGAAAGGTCATTCTAGTCAGTAAGGATATCAATCTGCGGCTGAAGGCCAAATCCCTGGACCTTTTGGCCGAGGATTACGAGACAGGTAAGATCAAAAACATCAATGAGCTGGAGAATACCGGGAAATACATTCTGGAGAATGTAAATCCTGAGCATATCAATACGCTTTATGATGTAGGGTATATCGAAGCAAAAGCAGTACTCGGAACCCGCAAGCGTAAATCAAATGCGTATTATATTCTCAAAAGTGATAAGAACTCGGTTTTGGCCTACTATAATTCTTTGGAAAATATAGTGGAGCGGGTGGATAAGAAATTGGCTTATAACATCAAGCCTAAAAATGCCGAACAGACTTTTGCGCTTCACGCTATCACCGATCCTAATATTAAGCTGGTATCGATTCAGGGTGTGGCTGGTACAGGGAAGACATTATTGGCACTAGCCGGAGCTTTGGAGCAAAGAAGAGAGTACAAGCAGATTTTCCTCGCGAGACCGATTGTGCCACTCAGCAACAAAGACATAGGTTACCTGCCGGGAGATATCAAGTCCAAGCTGAATCCATATATGGAGCCGCTTTGGGACAACTTGAAATTCATCCAAAATCAGTACAAAGAGACGGATAAGGAGTTTCAGAAGATTACAGAACTGGTGAACCAGGAGAAACTGGTGATTCAGCCTTTGGCTTATATCCGTGGGCGGTCGCTTTCAAATATTTTCTTTATCGTAGATGAAGCACAAAACCTGACCCCTCACGAGATCAAAACTATTATTTCCAGAGCTGGTGAAAACACCAAAATAGTATTCACCGGAGATGTGTTCCAGATCGATACACCGTATCTGGATTCCCAGTCAAATGGCTTGTCCTATTTGATTGATCGGGTAAAAGATCATCCCCTCTATGCGCATATCAAACTCGAGAAAGGTGAACGATCAGAGTTGGCGAATTTAGCGAACGAACTGTTGTAA